Proteins from one Terriglobia bacterium genomic window:
- a CDS encoding DEAD/DEAH box helicase family protein, translating to MAFKKAPPRPAVPDSPDELFRDLPRRKIPDVLPHQREIMRSYAAMQADVADVAFQLPTGSGKTLVGLLIGEWRRRKNQEKVVYLCPTRQLVNQVVEQAKDKYGLTIIPFLGSIRDYEPNRKAEYKSSDRIAVTTYSSLFNTNPFFKDADVLIVDDAHAGESYISKLWTLSVSRNNPKHGVIHAALLEVLKPLLDPATFVRVSGKWEGGVDRNWVDKIPSPDIISVDDEITEIFDVYAEAADLHHSWSMVRGHLRGCNCYVSGDEILIRPLIPPTSTHPPFSQPKQRIYMSATLGAGGDLERLVGRSPIKRLAVPQGWDRQAVGRRFFIFPSMSLGDEETVALRREMMRIAGRSLVLVPSDRLRNQIAEDVESSLGFPTFSADDIEKSKKKFIGSKEAVAVVANRYDGIDFPGDECRLLFIEGLPKAMNIQERFLMARMGANVLFNERIQTRVLQAIGRCTRSLEDYSAVVISGDELPDYLADAKRRKFLHPELQAELQFGVEQSKGVAVEDVLENFQIFLRNDKEWEQVNEQIVSGRKQMAQLPFPALDELAAVVAYEIDFQDALWQGDYESACESAERVLGGLAKPDLRGYRALWHYLAGIAAWLASAEGVPDFDTKARTHFDQAKKATTAVPWLARLSRYGLKKAGSAAQDDDGQNEAVVMEQVERLEAVLTDLGTTHDRSFARREKEILDGLASAEQFEVGHRLLGELLGFEAGKIEQDGSPDPWWLAGKYCLVFEDHAAAQDDGLVDVKKARQVSSHPAWMRDNVQGSSGAEILPVLVTPVKKAKSTAMPHLKAVSIWPLSEFRAWANSSLSTVRELRKTFVEAGNLIWRANAAEVLKSRGIAAPTLFSRLKGKIAANFLRSVS from the coding sequence ATGGCATTTAAGAAAGCCCCGCCTCGTCCTGCTGTGCCGGATAGCCCAGATGAGTTGTTCCGGGACTTACCACGGCGCAAGATTCCCGACGTATTACCACACCAGCGCGAGATCATGCGCAGCTATGCGGCAATGCAAGCGGATGTCGCCGATGTAGCATTCCAGCTTCCGACTGGTAGCGGAAAGACTCTCGTTGGGTTGCTCATCGGGGAGTGGAGAAGACGAAAGAACCAAGAAAAAGTTGTCTATCTCTGTCCAACCCGGCAACTGGTTAACCAGGTTGTGGAGCAGGCAAAGGACAAATACGGTCTTACGATCATCCCTTTTCTCGGATCGATCAGAGATTATGAGCCAAATCGGAAGGCCGAGTACAAGAGCAGCGATAGAATTGCCGTGACGACATATAGCAGTCTCTTTAATACGAACCCTTTCTTCAAAGACGCTGATGTCTTGATCGTGGACGACGCCCATGCTGGTGAGAGCTACATATCCAAGCTGTGGACGCTCTCAGTTTCACGAAATAATCCGAAACATGGAGTAATCCACGCTGCTCTCCTTGAAGTCTTGAAACCACTTTTGGATCCCGCCACATTTGTACGCGTTTCCGGCAAGTGGGAAGGAGGTGTCGACCGGAACTGGGTCGACAAGATCCCGAGTCCCGACATCATTAGTGTGGATGACGAGATTACGGAGATTTTCGACGTCTACGCCGAAGCCGCTGATCTGCATCATTCATGGTCCATGGTCCGAGGGCACCTGCGAGGCTGCAATTGCTACGTGTCTGGCGATGAGATCTTGATCAGGCCACTCATTCCACCCACATCGACGCATCCGCCCTTCTCGCAGCCGAAGCAGCGCATATATATGTCAGCCACATTGGGTGCAGGCGGCGATTTGGAGAGGCTTGTAGGCCGTAGTCCTATCAAGCGTCTCGCGGTACCTCAAGGGTGGGATCGACAGGCTGTGGGTCGGAGATTTTTCATATTTCCTAGTATGTCATTGGGTGATGAAGAGACTGTCGCCCTTAGACGGGAAATGATGCGGATCGCGGGGCGCAGCCTTGTATTAGTGCCCAGCGATCGTTTGCGGAACCAAATAGCAGAGGATGTCGAAAGTTCCCTCGGGTTCCCAACATTTAGTGCGGATGACATTGAGAAATCAAAGAAGAAGTTTATTGGCTCTAAGGAAGCAGTGGCGGTTGTAGCAAACAGGTACGATGGCATCGATTTTCCGGGTGACGAATGCAGGCTTCTTTTCATAGAGGGGCTCCCCAAAGCCATGAACATCCAAGAACGCTTTCTCATGGCGCGAATGGGGGCCAACGTGCTTTTTAATGAGCGAATTCAGACCCGTGTTCTGCAGGCGATTGGAAGGTGCACTCGATCACTCGAAGATTATTCGGCTGTCGTGATTTCCGGCGATGAATTGCCCGACTATCTCGCTGACGCCAAGAGGAGAAAATTCCTTCATCCCGAGCTTCAAGCAGAGTTACAGTTTGGCGTTGAGCAGTCAAAAGGTGTCGCGGTAGAAGATGTTCTTGAGAATTTCCAAATATTCCTGCGAAACGATAAGGAATGGGAACAGGTAAACGAGCAAATCGTGAGCGGGCGGAAGCAGATGGCCCAGCTTCCGTTTCCTGCACTGGATGAATTGGCAGCCGTTGTCGCTTACGAAATAGATTTTCAAGATGCCTTGTGGCAAGGAGACTATGAATCTGCATGTGAAAGTGCCGAGCGCGTATTGGGTGGCTTAGCCAAACCGGATCTTCGCGGTTATCGGGCTTTGTGGCATTACTTGGCTGGAATTGCAGCTTGGCTTGCCTCGGCCGAGGGCGTCCCTGATTTCGATACCAAGGCTCGTACCCACTTCGATCAAGCTAAAAAGGCCACTACGGCGGTGCCTTGGCTAGCGCGATTATCACGATATGGTCTGAAAAAGGCTGGATCCGCGGCCCAAGATGACGACGGCCAGAATGAAGCCGTTGTGATGGAACAGGTTGAGCGACTGGAGGCGGTTTTGACTGATTTAGGAACTACCCATGATCGTTCATTTGCACGACGAGAGAAAGAGATTCTTGATGGTCTGGCATCGGCTGAGCAGTTCGAAGTTGGGCATAGACTGCTGGGTGAGCTACTTGGTTTCGAAGCGGGGAAAATTGAACAAGACGGCTCGCCTGATCCGTGGTGGTTAGCGGGGAAATACTGTTTGGTCTTTGAGGATCACGCTGCGGCACAAGATGATGGCTTAGTCGATGTCAAGAAAGCTCGACAGGTGTCATCCCATCCCGCGTGGATGCGTGACAATGTCCAGGGCAGCTCTGGCGCAGAGATACTTCCGGTTTTGGTCACGCCTGTTAAGAAGGCTAAATCGACTGCGATGCCACATCTCAAGGCCGTCAGTATTTGGCCCTTGAGTGAATTCCGAGCCTGGGCCAATTCATCTTTAAGCACTGTCAGGGAGTTGAGAAAGACCTTTGTCGAAGCTGGAAACCTTATTTGGAGGGCGAATGCAGCAGAAGTGCTGAAGTCGCGAGGAATCGCGGCGCCGACTTTGTTTTCAAGGTTGAAGGGAAAAATTGCCGCAAACTTTCTCAGATCAGTTTCCTAA
- the rpsU gene encoding 30S ribosomal protein S21 yields MAEVRLQEGEPLENALRRFKRKVQAEDIIKEVKRHSYYLKPGEKKRVKQALARKRAKKKIRKDRESRPDRD; encoded by the coding sequence TTGGCAGAAGTTCGTTTACAGGAAGGCGAGCCGCTGGAGAACGCGCTGCGCCGGTTCAAACGCAAGGTCCAGGCGGAAGACATCATCAAGGAAGTCAAGCGGCACTCGTATTACCTGAAGCCGGGTGAGAAGAAGCGCGTGAAGCAGGCCCTGGCGCGCAAGCGCGCGAAGAAGAAAATTCGCAAAGACCGCGAATCCCGTCCCGACCGCGACTAA
- a CDS encoding DUF3606 domain-containing protein: protein MPDNKTIRGPKDRLLISLQEDYEVRYWTKALGVTKEELTDLVKKHGHSAKEIRRVLGIPDHKRVAS, encoded by the coding sequence ATGCCAGACAACAAGACCATCCGCGGGCCCAAGGACCGACTCCTGATCAGTCTCCAGGAAGACTACGAAGTCCGCTACTGGACCAAGGCTCTGGGAGTAACCAAAGAAGAATTAACAGACTTGGTCAAGAAACACGGACACTCTGCGAAAGAGATACGGCGCGTTCTGGGGATACCGGACCACAAACGGGTAGCGTCCTGA
- a CDS encoding DUF1795 domain-containing protein — translation MVGKIIFRKIIFSLLVSALSLPVLASGAQPRSNVFRDRQGRFAVGVPQGWQATALDENTVQIAAPPAYVTILALQTTASAQEICSQLAGQLQSQWQGLELVREDQPTVAGQPAYAVVFTGTNPRGEPSALRIIGISVGNRGFALMFSVPMDQLSSLEPAFVSIEQSFSVGQRGIAPGAGPIAPGPRAVPPAQQPPSQGVAQAPTGGIPAFPLQGGFCSAVAPAGWKVTGVLPDGKGFSIGNGTFSGAYTIEAFTAVFIQGRRPYCADPRACVQQKVEEASQALGQGPIQQMSQVQQYGEMFVQDFENAYTHTTAMYSVYPMSTGGYVLIFRTARGPKELWPSLGVIAVLASGSIRCQAQYRPTPGTDLGRRGSASESSTYNRQLGTEYAHDPETGETFFMRHATDWMENGPDGPGYYRQVGGGYRKLTPGLSP, via the coding sequence ATGGTTGGCAAAATTATCTTCCGCAAAATTATCTTCTCATTGCTAGTGAGTGCGCTCAGCTTGCCCGTCCTGGCAAGCGGCGCCCAACCGCGCAGTAACGTCTTCCGTGACCGGCAGGGCCGCTTTGCGGTAGGCGTCCCGCAGGGCTGGCAGGCAACGGCCCTGGACGAAAACACAGTGCAGATCGCGGCGCCGCCGGCTTACGTCACGATTCTCGCGCTGCAGACCACAGCCAGCGCGCAAGAAATCTGCTCGCAGTTGGCAGGGCAACTGCAATCGCAATGGCAAGGACTGGAGTTGGTGCGCGAAGACCAGCCCACGGTAGCCGGCCAGCCGGCATATGCTGTCGTCTTTACCGGGACCAACCCGCGCGGCGAGCCTTCCGCATTGCGCATCATTGGAATTTCCGTGGGCAATCGCGGATTCGCGCTGATGTTTTCCGTCCCCATGGACCAGTTGAGTTCGCTGGAACCGGCCTTCGTGAGTATTGAGCAAAGTTTTTCAGTCGGCCAACGTGGCATTGCTCCCGGCGCTGGGCCCATCGCTCCGGGACCGCGCGCCGTGCCACCAGCTCAGCAACCTCCGTCCCAGGGAGTGGCGCAAGCTCCAACCGGCGGAATCCCGGCTTTCCCCTTGCAGGGAGGCTTTTGCAGCGCAGTAGCTCCCGCTGGCTGGAAGGTGACCGGTGTTCTCCCCGACGGCAAGGGCTTTTCCATTGGAAACGGCACTTTCAGCGGCGCCTACACCATCGAAGCGTTCACCGCGGTATTCATACAGGGCCGAAGGCCCTACTGTGCTGACCCGCGGGCATGCGTGCAGCAGAAGGTGGAAGAGGCGAGCCAAGCGTTAGGGCAAGGCCCCATCCAGCAGATGTCGCAAGTCCAGCAGTATGGCGAGATGTTCGTGCAGGACTTCGAGAATGCGTACACGCACACCACGGCCATGTATTCCGTTTATCCCATGTCCACGGGCGGCTATGTGCTTATCTTCCGCACAGCCAGGGGACCTAAAGAGTTGTGGCCGTCGCTGGGCGTGATTGCCGTCCTGGCCAGCGGATCCATCCGCTGCCAGGCACAGTACAGACCTACTCCCGGCACGGACCTGGGCAGGCGCGGGTCAGCTTCAGAGTCGTCAACGTACAACCGGCAGTTGGGGACCGAGTATGCTCACGATCCGGAAACCGGTGAGACTTTCTTTATGCGACACGCCACCGACTGGATGGAGAACGGCCCCGACGGCCCCGGCTACTACCGCCAGGTTGGCGGCGGCTATCGAAAGTTGACTCCGGGTCTTTCCCCGTAG
- a CDS encoding DUF4382 domain-containing protein: MRRSVYISLIILASLATAIYLASCGSGTQSISTTATSVNVHVSDPATCGAPQGQFSHVYVTITDVLIHQSATAAVNDAGWVDLTPDLKGAPMQIDMLGLATNQCFLATLGSTGIQPGTYQQIRVMLADNSATVAGNKCGSAANCVMLTSDLSNTPHALLLSSESKTGIKIPSGQLAGGQFTVAAGQVKDLNIDFNACASVVVLGNGQFRLKPVLHAGEVSTTSASISGTVLDGVTRLPIVGGTTVVALEQKDIHNVDRVIMETVAGANGAFVFCPVPAGTYDVVVTAINAAGTSYAATVITGVQPGNSLGNVPLTAAALPASIKGQVTTSTGSAATPADLELSALQSITVNATNVLITTPLPQLPAATATLVTAPAVAPATCPANTDCVSYTLAVPAANPSVGAFVTTGNQTPAPPPAGTVTYTMDALAFVPGSAGVANCNPAALQTVQTSASTPLTATAGISVTAATMAFTGCQ; this comes from the coding sequence ATGCGTCGCAGTGTTTACATTTCTCTCATCATCCTGGCATCTCTAGCCACAGCCATCTATCTCGCGAGTTGCGGAAGTGGAACGCAATCCATTTCAACCACAGCTACATCCGTCAACGTGCACGTCAGCGATCCCGCCACCTGCGGAGCGCCGCAAGGCCAGTTCAGCCACGTCTATGTGACCATCACCGATGTGCTGATCCATCAGAGCGCCACTGCCGCAGTCAACGATGCCGGATGGGTTGACCTGACTCCGGACTTGAAGGGCGCGCCCATGCAGATAGACATGCTTGGGTTGGCGACCAACCAGTGTTTTCTGGCCACGCTGGGTTCCACGGGAATCCAGCCGGGCACGTATCAGCAGATCCGCGTGATGCTGGCCGATAACTCCGCTACGGTCGCCGGCAACAAATGCGGCAGCGCGGCCAACTGCGTGATGCTCACCAGCGACTTGAGCAACACGCCGCATGCGCTGTTGCTTTCCTCGGAGTCCAAGACCGGCATCAAGATTCCTTCCGGCCAGCTTGCCGGGGGCCAGTTCACGGTTGCCGCGGGACAAGTCAAGGACTTGAACATTGACTTCAACGCCTGCGCGTCCGTTGTGGTGCTGGGCAATGGGCAGTTCCGGCTGAAACCGGTGCTGCACGCGGGTGAGGTTTCCACCACCTCCGCGTCCATCTCAGGTACAGTGCTGGACGGCGTAACCCGGCTGCCCATCGTCGGCGGCACCACCGTAGTGGCTCTCGAACAGAAAGACATCCACAACGTGGACCGCGTGATCATGGAGACGGTTGCCGGCGCGAACGGCGCCTTTGTCTTCTGCCCCGTGCCTGCCGGCACATATGATGTGGTGGTCACGGCGATCAACGCAGCAGGGACTTCTTATGCGGCCACAGTGATCACCGGCGTGCAGCCCGGCAACTCGTTGGGCAACGTTCCCCTCACGGCGGCGGCGCTTCCGGCTTCCATCAAAGGCCAGGTCACAACCAGCACCGGCAGCGCGGCCACGCCAGCGGACCTTGAACTCTCAGCTTTGCAGTCCATTACTGTGAACGCCACCAACGTGCTGATTACTACTCCGCTTCCGCAACTTCCGGCCGCTACGGCTACGCTGGTAACGGCTCCGGCGGTCGCTCCGGCCACTTGTCCGGCGAATACTGATTGCGTGAGTTACACGCTCGCGGTGCCTGCGGCTAACCCCAGCGTGGGCGCGTTCGTCACTACCGGGAACCAGACGCCGGCGCCGCCGCCCGCGGGCACGGTCACTTACACCATGGACGCCCTGGCCTTTGTTCCCGGCTCGGCCGGCGTTGCCAACTGCAACCCTGCCGCCCTGCAGACCGTTCAAACCAGCGCAAGCACACCGCTGACCGCGACGGCGGGAATCTCGGTCACGGCCGCAACCATGGCGTTCACCGGGTGCCAGTAA
- a CDS encoding VIT1/CCC1 transporter family protein codes for MPTVPHVEKHFTGTALVRDVVIGMSDGLTVPFALAAGISGAVSSSHIVVVAGLAEIVAGSIAMGLGGYLAAKSDAEHYESERLREESEIVKLVDAEVKETSDIFQSYGLTEEETKPVVASLQKRPASWVDFMMRFELGLERPDPKRAFVSAATIAGAYVAGGFIPLSPYMVFHTSSQAFWYSVLVTLVALAVFGYIKGRFTGAKPLRSGLQTVVIGGLAAGAAYLIAKLIS; via the coding sequence ATGCCCACCGTACCGCACGTTGAGAAACACTTTACCGGGACCGCGCTGGTCCGCGACGTCGTCATCGGAATGTCGGACGGGCTTACCGTCCCGTTCGCGCTGGCCGCCGGCATCTCCGGCGCCGTAAGTTCCAGTCACATTGTGGTCGTCGCCGGACTGGCGGAGATTGTGGCCGGCTCCATTGCCATGGGACTGGGCGGCTACCTGGCCGCCAAGAGTGACGCTGAACACTACGAGAGTGAACGTCTGCGAGAAGAATCCGAAATCGTGAAGCTCGTAGACGCTGAGGTGAAAGAAACCAGCGACATTTTTCAGTCCTACGGGCTCACCGAAGAAGAGACCAAACCGGTGGTCGCGTCTTTGCAGAAGCGCCCGGCATCGTGGGTGGATTTCATGATGCGTTTTGAGCTTGGACTGGAGCGTCCTGATCCCAAGCGCGCCTTCGTCAGCGCCGCCACCATTGCCGGAGCCTATGTTGCCGGCGGCTTTATTCCGCTCTCGCCATACATGGTCTTCCACACATCGTCGCAGGCGTTCTGGTATTCGGTGCTGGTTACCCTGGTGGCCCTGGCGGTGTTTGGCTATATCAAGGGACGTTTCACCGGCGCCAAGCCTTTGCGCAGCGGCCTGCAGACCGTGGTGATCGGCGGCCTGGCGGCGGGAGCAGCGTACCTCATCGCCAAGCTGATCTCCTGA
- a CDS encoding formamidopyrimidine-DNA glycosylase, giving the protein MPELPDIVVYMEALEQRIVGHVLERVQIAGPSLLKTATPPIESAQGCTVAALRRIGKRIAIGLASSSDTQNLWIVFHLMIAGRLHWSKQRKVPDGRRTLAALDFHSGSLTLTEAGTRKRASLHVVAGDDALAQLDPGGIDVFSSDLKKFTAMLTAENHTLKRSLTDPHFFSGIGKAYSDEILHQAQLSPVALTQRLKPDEISRLYDAVRHTLAECTDRLRAEAGGKFPEKVTAFRPEMAVHGRYGQPCPRCGAKVQRIRYASNETNYCATCQTGGKLLADRSLSRLLRQDWPRSLDEMEERLSGSK; this is encoded by the coding sequence GTGCCAGAGCTGCCGGACATCGTTGTCTACATGGAAGCGCTGGAGCAGCGCATCGTCGGCCACGTGCTGGAGCGCGTCCAGATTGCCGGGCCGTCGCTGCTAAAGACCGCCACGCCGCCCATCGAATCTGCGCAAGGATGCACAGTCGCCGCGTTGCGACGCATCGGCAAGCGGATTGCCATCGGACTTGCGTCTTCGTCCGATACGCAAAACCTATGGATCGTCTTCCACCTGATGATCGCCGGCCGCCTGCATTGGAGCAAGCAACGCAAAGTCCCTGACGGCCGCCGCACGCTCGCAGCGCTGGATTTCCACTCGGGCTCGCTCACGCTTACCGAAGCCGGAACGCGCAAGCGAGCGTCACTGCATGTGGTGGCGGGCGACGATGCGCTGGCCCAGCTTGATCCTGGCGGCATTGACGTCTTCTCGTCCGATCTCAAGAAATTCACTGCCATGCTGACCGCGGAGAACCACACGCTGAAGCGTTCGTTGACCGATCCCCACTTCTTCAGCGGAATCGGCAAGGCTTATTCTGACGAAATTCTTCATCAGGCGCAGCTTTCGCCGGTCGCGCTGACGCAACGCCTGAAGCCCGATGAGATCAGCCGCCTCTATGATGCGGTGCGCCACACGCTGGCCGAGTGTACGGACCGGCTTCGCGCGGAAGCAGGCGGCAAGTTCCCGGAGAAAGTCACGGCGTTTCGTCCGGAGATGGCTGTCCACGGCCGCTATGGACAGCCGTGCCCCCGCTGCGGCGCCAAAGTCCAGCGGATACGCTATGCGTCCAACGAAACCAACTACTGCGCGACCTGCCAGACCGGCGGCAAGCTACTGGCCGACCGCTCGTTGAGCCGGCTGCTTCGCCAGGATTGGCCACGGTCCCTGGACGAAATGGAAGAGAGACTTTCAGGCAGCAAGTAG
- a CDS encoding dihydrofolate reductase family protein translates to MRKVILAVGISLDGYIARPDGSVDFLFMTKDFSMAPFFKTIDAALMGRKSYDVAMKMGGVSFGPKVKVYVCSHTLPPGERDGCIFTSESPAKVIADIRQHPGKDIWLMGGGDLARQALIADLVDELHLGVVPVLLGEGIPLFPGGFPQRNFALLENNTYSRGLIELKYRRVRSGAKSKITKSRAKKLKTKSRSGKSSR, encoded by the coding sequence ATGCGCAAAGTAATTCTGGCCGTTGGCATCAGCCTGGATGGCTACATCGCGCGTCCTGACGGGTCGGTGGATTTCCTCTTCATGACCAAGGACTTTTCCATGGCGCCGTTTTTCAAGACCATTGATGCCGCGCTGATGGGCCGCAAGTCGTACGACGTTGCCATGAAGATGGGAGGCGTCAGCTTCGGGCCCAAGGTGAAAGTTTACGTGTGCTCCCACACCCTGCCGCCGGGCGAGCGCGATGGCTGCATCTTCACCAGTGAGTCGCCGGCAAAGGTGATTGCAGACATCCGCCAGCACCCGGGCAAAGACATTTGGCTGATGGGCGGCGGAGACCTTGCCCGTCAAGCTCTCATCGCCGACCTGGTGGACGAACTCCACTTGGGCGTGGTCCCGGTGCTGCTCGGCGAAGGCATTCCGCTTTTTCCCGGCGGCTTCCCGCAACGCAACTTCGCGCTGCTGGAAAACAATACTTACTCGCGAGGCCTGATCGAGCTCAAGTATCGGCGCGTGCGGTCCGGGGCGAAATCCAAGATCACGAAATCCAGGGCCAAGAAATTAAAGACCAAATCGCGATCGGGCAAGTCCAGCCGCTGA
- a CDS encoding GNAT family N-acetyltransferase: MEIVFRPAALSDAHSLATLICLASQSHYNTTGFELSIGGTREHQHAEISRLAAATARSWFHFSHFEIAEADGRVVASAAGFDKTLAEKELPAALREIGWTNESLVALEQRLAELYSSFPPEPAGFWTIDHVAVLPSVRRIGLARSLIERQFVRGRTAGFHQCKLDVFAGNVRAITLYQSMGFQMTETFGEAALRKLLGRDALLRMTGTI; the protein is encoded by the coding sequence GTGGAGATCGTATTCCGTCCGGCGGCCCTGAGCGACGCCCATTCGCTCGCCACCCTGATCTGCCTGGCATCGCAGTCGCACTACAACACCACCGGCTTTGAACTGAGTATCGGCGGCACGCGTGAGCACCAGCACGCGGAAATCAGCCGCCTGGCCGCGGCCACAGCCCGCTCCTGGTTTCATTTTTCCCATTTTGAAATCGCCGAAGCTGATGGCCGCGTGGTGGCCTCGGCCGCCGGCTTCGACAAAACCCTGGCGGAAAAGGAACTCCCCGCGGCGCTGCGTGAAATCGGCTGGACGAACGAGTCTCTGGTCGCTCTGGAGCAGCGGCTGGCTGAGCTTTACTCAAGTTTTCCGCCGGAACCCGCGGGCTTCTGGACGATTGATCACGTCGCGGTCTTACCCTCGGTCCGCCGAATCGGGCTGGCGCGATCGCTCATAGAGCGGCAGTTCGTCCGCGGGCGCACCGCAGGATTTCATCAGTGCAAGCTTGACGTGTTTGCTGGCAACGTCCGCGCGATCACGCTCTACCAGAGCATGGGATTTCAGATGACTGAAACTTTCGGCGAAGCGGCCCTGCGCAAGCTGTTGGGCCGTGACGCGCTGCTGCGCATGACAGGGACGATCTAA
- a CDS encoding TolC family protein: MKSNTRATMLLACLLCWLIFPPSSSAQDSGAGAEAQAMNDKPLPFRTAIELALKNSVATGVSMADLQRARATVSQTRDAYVPQMVFGSGLGWSYGFPLSLEGAAPSIFNVNIQGALWNPAQRDTIRAAKTDVELTSAQNAARRDDVIMETAVSYIQLDLLESSLSVQREQRQAAAKFQETVNQRVQEGLDSQVETTRAKLAVARTRLSIAQTQAAADQLRLRLSQLTGLPAKAIRTSTETIPALHDVSQDDDLPGQAAQKSLAVKVAEDAAQIKDFRARAERKLLYPSVDLVAQYAVLARFNNYDQFFQKFQRHNVTAGVAIRFPFFNATQHAAADAAKADAQKSHKEAAAVKEQVSGETLKLQRAVEQLAAARDVAQLEHQLAQSDIESAHARIESGQATVKDEQNARIAEHQRYAAYLESSFELDRAQVQLLRQTGELETWALGPGR; this comes from the coding sequence ATGAAATCAAATACTCGCGCAACCATGTTGCTTGCTTGCTTGCTCTGCTGGCTGATTTTCCCGCCGTCGTCTTCCGCCCAGGACTCCGGGGCCGGAGCAGAGGCCCAGGCCATGAATGACAAGCCGCTTCCCTTTCGGACGGCCATTGAGCTGGCGCTGAAAAACAGCGTGGCCACCGGCGTGAGCATGGCGGACCTGCAGCGCGCGCGGGCCACGGTTTCGCAAACGCGCGACGCCTATGTGCCGCAGATGGTCTTTGGCTCCGGGCTGGGCTGGTCGTACGGCTTCCCTCTGAGCCTGGAAGGGGCCGCTCCTTCCATCTTCAACGTGAACATTCAAGGCGCGCTGTGGAACCCCGCTCAGCGCGACACCATCCGGGCGGCAAAGACGGACGTTGAGCTGACCAGCGCGCAGAACGCCGCGCGGCGCGATGACGTGATCATGGAAACGGCGGTGAGTTACATCCAGCTTGATCTGCTGGAGTCGTCGCTCTCTGTGCAGCGCGAACAGCGGCAGGCCGCCGCCAAGTTCCAGGAAACCGTGAACCAACGCGTGCAGGAAGGGCTGGACAGCCAGGTGGAAACCACGCGAGCCAAGTTGGCCGTGGCGCGCACGCGCTTGAGCATCGCGCAAACCCAGGCCGCCGCCGACCAACTGCGGCTCCGACTGTCCCAGCTCACCGGCCTTCCCGCCAAGGCCATCAGGACTTCCACGGAAACCATTCCAGCCCTGCACGACGTTTCCCAGGATGACGACCTTCCCGGACAAGCGGCGCAGAAGAGCCTGGCGGTAAAGGTTGCTGAAGACGCGGCACAGATCAAAGACTTCCGCGCCCGCGCGGAGCGCAAGCTGCTGTATCCGTCGGTGGACCTGGTGGCGCAATACGCGGTGCTGGCGCGCTTCAACAACTACGACCAGTTCTTCCAGAAATTCCAGCGGCACAACGTGACGGCGGGCGTGGCCATCCGCTTCCCCTTCTTCAACGCCACGCAGCACGCCGCGGCGGACGCCGCCAAGGCTGACGCCCAGAAGTCGCACAAAGAAGCGGCCGCGGTGAAGGAGCAAGTCAGCGGGGAGACGCTGAAGCTGCAGCGCGCAGTCGAGCAACTGGCGGCGGCGCGCGACGTGGCGCAACTGGAGCACCAGTTGGCGCAGTCAGACATTGAGTCGGCGCACGCCAGGATTGAGTCCGGGCAAGCGACGGTGAAAGACGAGCAGAACGCGCGCATCGCCGAGCACCAGCGCTACGCGGCTTACCTGGAATCAAGCTTTGAGCTGGACAGAGCGCAAGTCCAACTGCTGCGCCAGACCGGCGAACTGGAGACGTGGGCGCTGGGGCCGGGACGGTAA